ATATCAAAATTTTATAGTTAATACTGACGAAAATCGTTTCAGACAAATTTTAGATAACCTGATTAATAATTCAATTAAATTTTCGGAAAAAGGAATTATTGAACTTGGTTTTTCTTTGATAGAAAATAAAGAGAAATCTTTCGTGGAAATTTATGTGAAGGATCAGGGAATGGGAATTGCAAAAGAAAAACAGGATATTATTTTTGAACGATTTAGACAGGGAGAAGAAGAGCAGTTTAATGATGGAACAGGACTAGGTTTGAGTATTAGTAAAGGTTTAGTGGAATTACTCGATGGTGATATTCGTCTCGAATCGGAACTTGGAAAGGGAAGTACTTTTTATTTTACCATTCCTTATGATTGCGAATTTAAAAACTATGTTCAGACTGCTGATGTGGACTATTGTGAAGATCTGAAGAATAAAAATATCTTAATAGCTGAGAGTGATTACAATTCATATTTGTATGTGAAAAAACTTTTCGAAGACGAGGATGTGAAAATTTTTCATGCCGATAATAGTATTCAAATGCTACATATAGCCAAAACGGAATTGCCCGATTTAATAATTATGGATACCAATTTGCCTGGCCATAATTATTTAGAATGTTTAAGTGAGTTTAATAAATTAGATATTAACACTAAAATTATTGCTCAAACATCCTTTGTGCTAAAAGGAGAAGAAGAACAATGCTATAATGCAGGTTGTAATGCTTATATTATTAAGCCATTTAGTAAGGAGCAATTACTATCCGAAGTTCGGCGTGCTTTAGCTTAAGATTGCTTCTTTATTTGCATATCATTATATGTAATAAGTAAAATGCCAAGTATAGTAAGTAGCCCTCCTAATAATTGGTTCTGATTGGGTAAAATATTTAAGAACAAATAACTTGAACAAACAATAAAAATACTTCTCGAAGTTCCTATTAGGGTTGTTATCGATGCATCGACATATTTTAAGGAAACGAATGTTAGCAAAATACCTAAAAATGGACCGAATATCGATCCTACTCCAATATAAAATAATGAATTGGCAGTATAGTGTGGTGTTTCAAACAATATTAAATTATAGATTAAAAAACCTAAAAAAAGGAATAGTGTTCTGCATACAGTTATTATTGTTGTAGGAATATTTTTTATTTGTTTTTTAGCTAAAACAAGACTAAGAGCATAAAAAACAGCAAAAATAAGAGCCGATATACTTCCCGAATTTAATAGTAATTTCCAATTAAAAGTAGATTGTGAAAAACTCATAATAAGAACACCACTTAAGCTTACAAAAACACCTGCAATTGCCATTGGTTTATATCTTATTCTTAAAAAAGTAAATCCTATTAGGATGACAAAAACTGGACTTGTATTGGCCAGAAAAGATACAATTACAGGATTTTTAGTGAGTTTTATAGATAAGAAAAAGGCCGATATTGAAATTAGTTCGGAAAAACCAATAAGTAATAAATTAAGTTTCGATTTTGAAGAAAGAGAATTGAAATTTTTTCGTTCGGTAAAAAAATAATAATAAATAAGATTATAAATTAAAGCAAGACCAAACCATAGCAAGCCAAACGAAGCCAAATTAATGTTCTTCATGGCCATTTTGCTAAAAATATAAACATTAGAAAAACTTAATGTTGCAGTAATGGCAAATAAAATTCCTTTTAGTTTGTTCGAAATATTCATTACTTAAATTTCGGTGGAGCATACAAAAGTATCGAATTTTAAGTATTTATATAGCATTGGTCGGCTATCACAAATTTTATTAATATATTCGTTTGTATGGGAATAAATTTACTACTTGCAGCACTTGCTACTTTTGTACTTAATTTACCTTTTGGATATGTTAGACATGGGTTTAGAAAGTTTTCGATAATGTGGTTTGTTGCAATTCATGCACCAATACCCTTTGTTATTTTGTTTCGGCATTTGTTTGGCTTAGGTTTTCAGCTTTATACTTACCCAATTATGGTAAGTGCTTTTTTCTTAGGACAATTTACTGGTAAAAAAGCAAGAATTTATTATGATAGGAAGAAACTGCAAGGAGAAAAAATAGAATTAGTTGATAAAAAAAAAGATCGGAAATAATCCGATCTTTCTTTATCCTATAAAAATTGATATTACAATCTTTCTTTTATTTTTTTAGTTTCCTCCTCAAATCCTGGTTTTTCAAGCAAGGCAAACATATTGCTTTTGTATGCTTCAACTCCAGGCTGATCAAATGGATTAACATCTAAAATGTAGCCACTAACACCACATGCAATTTCGAAGAAATACAATAATTCTCCTAAATAGAATTCGTTCAATTTTGGCATTTCGATGTGTAGGTTTGGTACGCCACCATCTACGTGAGCCAATTGAGTTCCTAATTCAGCCATTTTATTTACTTCATCGACATGTTTTCCTGCTAGGAAATTTAATTTGTCAAGATTATCCTTATCCTCAGGAATTAATACAGAGTGATTTGGCTTAGCAATAGAAATTACAGTCTCAAAAATATTACGCTGTCCTTCCTGAATATACTGTCCCATTGAGTGAAGATCACTTGTAAAATCAACACTAGCAGGAAAAATACCTTTATTCTCTTTTCCTTCACTTTCTCCAAATAGTTGTTTCCACCATTCGGCAACGTTATGAAGTTTAGGATTGTAATTTGCTAAAATTTCAATGCCTTTACCTTTATTGTATAAAGCATTTCTAGTTGCAGCATAAAGCAAAGCCGGATTATCTTCAAAAGCAGCTGTTACAGAATAATCCTGCATCGATTTAGCTCCTTTTACTAGTTCTTTAATATCATGACCTGCAACAGAAATAGGAAGTAGGCCAACAGGAGTTAAAACAGAATAACGTCCACCAACATTATCAGGAATAACAAAAGTTTTATAACCTTCCTGAGTAGCTAATGTTCTTAGTGCTCCTTTCGATTCGTCGGTAATAGCAACAATTCTTTTGCAAGCTTCTTCTTTACCAACTTTTTCTTCTAGCAACTCTTTTAATAAACGGAAAGCAATTGCTGGTTCGGTTGTAGTTCCCGATTTTGAAATTACGCAAATACCAAATTCAACGCTTTTTAAAATATCGGTTAATTCGTATAGGTAGTCTTCGCTAATATTTTGTCCGGCGTAAAGAACCAATGGATTTTCGTTGCCAGCATTTAATTGGTCGAAACTATGAGCCAATGCATCGTTAACTGCTTTTGCTCCAAGATATGAGCCTCCAATT
This genomic interval from uncultured Marinifilum sp. contains the following:
- a CDS encoding hybrid sensor histidine kinase/response regulator produces the protein MLIDSEIENNDRLQFVNIIQHSGKRLLQLIDDIVDLSKLEMQRMAIKKTNLSLFDLMRGSLEFFENNELFKTKPELRLKLNYPEIYQNFIVNTDENRFRQILDNLINNSIKFSEKGIIELGFSLIENKEKSFVEIYVKDQGMGIAKEKQDIIFERFRQGEEEQFNDGTGLGLSISKGLVELLDGDIRLESELGKGSTFYFTIPYDCEFKNYVQTADVDYCEDLKNKNILIAESDYNSYLYVKKLFEDEDVKIFHADNSIQMLHIAKTELPDLIIMDTNLPGHNYLECLSEFNKLDINTKIIAQTSFVLKGEEEQCYNAGCNAYIIKPFSKEQLLSEVRRALA
- a CDS encoding DMT family transporter; translated protein: MNISNKLKGILFAITATLSFSNVYIFSKMAMKNINLASFGLLWFGLALIYNLIYYYFFTERKNFNSLSSKSKLNLLLIGFSELISISAFFLSIKLTKNPVIVSFLANTSPVFVILIGFTFLRIRYKPMAIAGVFVSLSGVLIMSFSQSTFNWKLLLNSGSISALIFAVFYALSLVLAKKQIKNIPTTIITVCRTLFLFLGFLIYNLILFETPHYTANSLFYIGVGSIFGPFLGILLTFVSLKYVDASITTLIGTSRSIFIVCSSYLFLNILPNQNQLLGGLLTILGILLITYNDMQIKKQS
- a CDS encoding glucose-6-phosphate isomerase, whose translation is MEHIKLNIEKSLDFVSKEEIFKHEENSKKHLISLHEGTGKGNDYVGWVELPSQISEEELNDIEATANSLKERVEVLVVIGIGGSYLGAKAVNDALAHSFDQLNAGNENPLVLYAGQNISEDYLYELTDILKSVEFGICVISKSGTTTEPAIAFRLLKELLEEKVGKEEACKRIVAITDESKGALRTLATQEGYKTFVIPDNVGGRYSVLTPVGLLPISVAGHDIKELVKGAKSMQDYSVTAAFEDNPALLYAATRNALYNKGKGIEILANYNPKLHNVAEWWKQLFGESEGKENKGIFPASVDFTSDLHSMGQYIQEGQRNIFETVISIAKPNHSVLIPEDKDNLDKLNFLAGKHVDEVNKMAELGTQLAHVDGGVPNLHIEMPKLNEFYLGELLYFFEIACGVSGYILDVNPFDQPGVEAYKSNMFALLEKPGFEEETKKIKERL